Proteins encoded in a region of the Leishmania panamensis strain MHOM/PA/94/PSC-1 chromosome 7 sequence genome:
- a CDS encoding hypothetical protein (TriTrypDB/GeneDB-style sysID: LpmP.07.0440) — MPNWPSLSAQESAGGAAEIDDAPGSMIIATQGSGLRELADRAYNKGLCAVDHLRSSMALSKYSLGVALILCVTVIWVESSVWIQHIFGTLEFNKPFFLTYFNTTGFCLWNTGFFLSARWRRTSWDETSQTQPVCVEDARLYSRESSSTEEAERQEAIEEGTEDSAGGEHSGERRRKREQHVGIGDDTRLPPVRVGAAREMLHDRRAVSGVSLTLSHSALRARSNTECGVQRSLNLGSSSLHPLLSAGLHATQPPLYGGVHLSRLAMSAASDRPARAAPSAPPSPLRQVRRGGGVTDRSVLADNDGIGGDGHVDNVNGVARSVMQLYVADECRDYSLSTSSASSAREEVVSVILTDEDALVDAAPWQVAEGREIAITSSMLRYNGTEVPPRRRHHQRARRQRIRRYSLRRIWQCALFFCPLWFLANYLFNLSLSFTSVASNTILSSTSSIWALFLSYVLLRQRVSAHQLVAVGVSVSGTILVGLSDKNAANGRNTLGGNIAALLSAFFYAAYTSVLKFHLPDDERFAMGMVFGAVGILNLLLLWPGLVLLSVTGAEKFAWPTWQQLWPLLMNSLIGTNLSDVLWARSVVLTSPVVATLGLSLTTPLAMVVDVIFKSARFSGVYVTGAILVMAGFLLVNLPIQTSLGV; from the coding sequence ATGCCAAATTGGCCGTCGCTCTCTGCCCAAGagagcgctggcggcgctgcggagaTTGATGACGCGCCGGGATCGATGATTATCGCCACCCAAGGCAGCGGCCTTCGCGAGCTGGCCGATCGTGCATACAATAAGGGACTTTGTGCTGTGGACCACCTAAGGTCATCCATGGCGCTCTCCAAGTACAGCCTCGGCGTTGCCCTGATCTTGTGCGTGACGGTCATCTGGGTGGAGTCTTCGGTCTGGATCCAGCACATCTTTGGCACCCTCGAGTTCAACAAGCCATTTTTCCTCACGTACTTTAATACGACAGGCTTTTGCCTGTGGAACACcggcttctttctctcggCTCGCTGGCGGCGCACTTCGTGGGACGAAACTTCGCAGACGCAGCCAGTGTGCGTCGAGGACGCGCGACTGTACTCGAGGGAGTCGTCGTCAaccgaggaggcggagaggcagGAGGCGATAGAGGAGGGGACTGAGgacagcgccggcggcgagCACAGCGGTgaacggaggaggaagagagagcagcacgtAGGAATCGGTGACGACACCAGACTACCGCCCGTCAGGGTTGGCGCGGCAAGGGAAATGCTTCATGATCGCAGGGCCGTGTCGGGTGTGAGCCTGactctctcccactctgcCCTGCGCGCTCGGAGTAATACAGAATGCGGAGTTCAGCGGTCGCTGAACCTCGGCTCGTCCTCCTTGCATCCGCTTCTAAGTGCTGGTCTGCATGCGACGCAACCACCCCTCTACGGCGGCGTTCATCTGTCACGGTTGGCGATGTCAGCTGCGAGTGACCGCCCTGCTAGAGCGgcaccgtcagcgccgccgtccccCCTGCGACAGGTGCGTAGGGGCGGCGGTGTTACAGACAGAAGTGTGCTGGCGGACAACGATGGCATCGGTGGTGACGGCCACGTTGACAATGTGAACGGTGTGGCGAGATCGGTGATGCAGCTGTACGTCGCGGACGAGTGCCGTGACTATTCCCtttccacctcctcggcgtcgaGTGCGCGAGAGGAGGTGGTTAGTGTTATCCTGACGGATGAGGACGCGTTGGTCGATGCTGCCCCATGGCAAGTCGCGGAGGGCCGGGAAATAGCAATTACCTCAAGCATGCTCCGCTACAACGGTACTGaggtgccgccgcgacgCCGACATCATCAGCGCGCGCGTCGGCAGCGCATTCGCCGCTACTCTCTCCGGCGCATCTGGCAGTGCGCGCTTTTCTTCTGCCCGCTTTGGTTTCTAGCCAACTACCTCTTCaacctctccctctcgttcaCCTCGGTCGCCTCTAACACGATCCTCAGTTCCACTTCATCCATCTGGGCGCTCTTCTTATCTTATGtgttgctgcggcagcgtgtgAGTGCGCATCAGTTGGTGGCGGTTGGGGTCAGCGTCAGTGGTACGATTCTGGTGGGACTATCCGACAAGAACGCCGCTAACGGGCGCAACACCCTTGGTGGCAAcatcgcggcgctgctgtcggcgtTCTTTTACGCCGCCTACACGTCGGTGCTGAAGTTCCATCTGCCGGACGATGAACGATTTGCCATGGGAATGGTATTTGGGGCGGTGGGCATCTTGAACCTTCTTCTTCTATGGCCTGGTCTGGTGCTGCTTAGCGTGACAGGCGCGGAGAAGTTTGCGTGGCCAACGTGGCAGCAGTTGTGGCCTTTGCTGATGAACTCTCTCATTGGCACTAATCTCAGCGACGTGCTGTGGGCGCGCAGCGTCGTCCTCACCTCGCCGGTGGTCGCCACGCTCGGGTTGTCACTCACCACCCCGCTTGCCATGGTTGTGGACGTGATCTTCAAGAGTGCGCGCTTCAGCGGCGTCTATGTCACCGGCGCCATTCTTGTGATGGCCGGTTTTCTGCTCGTCAACTTGCCGATTCAGACCAGCCTGGGCGTGTAA
- a CDS encoding hypothetical protein (TriTrypDB/GeneDB-style sysID: LpmP.07.0430) — protein sequence MEDLCPRRVWGFSTQCILAPRRWTLDVTSHHLSHVHGKASKVATDSASACNNTIRGDALPLGTSSNTARFESMDETGATLYVTELFVPHLSRVGIADAAASDASGKLSWCAERLRASLLRQPSWRVSASQGCGSAASSATATAESGCVERECAPLRVWVVEVTALPSSPATLAVVASSTSADNATATVSCSIAAALQPLFRLFLEVVWDSGTLTSEACGTADDVVHRILAHLESLYRTPTLELDGFRYFTRSAGATDAPEGKSARVSPRTTKTVTRASVFTQLREPCAPHVLADMGNDALSPAWGLSLYSAAGAAFVQLLLPSCSSLPLPPLHHHSAVDEAHGGRACWSPYTVSACPAAGDGGIASAVQHLLQYDLQLCWEGLALYTTMVAAETVLAVAALQLGGAGAAPHSFYSFPLVEQSWEAHVHQFLSRQRDRGDGRMSGAVSEWELRRLSTSPRPVSEQLDAVLHKAEQQQLAVEDPLLSSTERSMRLLARDVGAPLVVPRCTSYLLCIRRGAGDGEQVLTHVLDNHAGGSAVARRPSPTDAADTGSQAEELYVLQLHSPRVLSTHALVVCMTVPTSFFAGESHLGQSDSTEGSTATTPVSKGDAGVFAAAALSAMYRIASYVPSLWLPREVALRGGSGVCSRSGRLLLHVPACDARYGNIHLAPVASNVFTTLGSIIVWTAQRSSQPPGDAAAREESVLSCDTSSPVSPTCVSLANMSAVWTLIGDGRSAAAYLEDTLSEYMYDTGAKSLLNVGQSSQHERQPGLLVVRRKSKQRYSMNGSATISGAAIGATPSLVDVQEVCSAWLDVGAMHRLFLSVRDVGMGEVLLIKASLVGPHIELPCRDGESRDAVTVALEAASRAEEAALEVWVDGITAAAVAPQRR from the coding sequence ATGGAGGACCTGTGTCCTCGGCGCGTGTGGGGCTTCTCGACGCAGTGCATCCTCGCCCCTCGGCGCTGGACACTTGACGTGACTTCTCACCACCTCTCCCACGTTCATGGGAAAGCCAGCAAGGTCGCCACCGATTCAGCCTCGGCGTGCAACAACACAATCAGAGGAGATGCACTCCCGCTCGGCACGTCCAGCAACACGGCGCGCTTCGAGAGCATGGACGAGACCGGGGCGACACTGTACGTGACGGAGCTGTTCGTGCCGCACCTGAGTCGCGTGGGCatcgctgacgctgctgcatcggACGCTTCAGGGAAATTAAGCTGGTGCGCGGAGAGACTGCGTGCAAGTCTCCTGCGTCAGCCCTCGTGGCGGGTCAGCGCGTCCCAGGGGTGTGGTAGCGCGGCGTCTTCCGCTACTGCGACAGCGGAGAGCGGCTGCGTCGAACGTGagtgtgcgccgctgcgcgtaTGGGTAGTGGAGGTCACGGCGCTTCCTTCGTCTCCCGCGACtctcgctgtggtggcgtCATCCACGTCTGCTGACAACGCAACCGCCACTGTCTCCTGCTCGAttgcggctgcgctgcagccccTTTTTCGGCTCTTTTTGGAAGTAGTGTGGGACAGCGGAACGTTGACATCAGAGGCCTGTGGTACTGCCGACGATGTGGTGCATCGGATTCTGGCGCACCTAGAGTCCCTCTATCGTACTCCAACCCTCGAGCTGGACGGGTTCCGATACTTTACCAGGAGCGCAGGCGCCACCGACGCTCCTGAGGGCAAGTCGGCGCGAGTGTCTCCGCGGACTACCAAGACAGTGACTCGTGCATCTGTCTTCACACAACTGCGGGAACCGTGCGCACCGCACGTGCTGGCAGACATGGGAAACGACGCTCTCAGCCCAGCGTGGGGGCTGAGCCTTTACTCAGCCGCCGGTGCAGCTTTTGTTCAGCTACTCCTGCCGTCCTGCTCCTcactaccgctgccgccgctgcatcacCACAGCGCCGTTGACGAGGCCCACGGGGGTAGGGCGTGTTGGAGCCCTTACACCGTCTCCGCATGTCCCGCCGCCGGTGATGGGGGTATTGCCtctgcagtgcagcaccttctccagtACGACCTTCAGCTGTGCTGGGAGGGGTTGGCGCTGTACACGACGATGGTGGCAGCCGAAACGGTGTTGGCGGTAGCTGCACTCCAACtgggcggcgcaggcgccgcaCCGCACTCTTTCTACAGTTTTCCCTTAGTGGAGCAGTCATGGGAAGCACATGTGCATCAGTTTCTTAGCCGTCAGCGAGACCGAGGTGATGGCAGGATGAGCGGTGCCGTGAGCGAGTGGGAGTTGCGAAGACTTTCAACGTCGCCTCGTCCCGTGTCGGAGCAGCTTGATGCCGTGCTGCAcaaggcagagcagcagcagcttgccGTAGAGGATCCGTTGCTGAGCAGCACGGAGCGCTCCATGCGTCTGCTTGCACGCGATGTCGGAGCTCCGCTAGTTGTGCCGCGGTGCACATCGTACCTGCTCTGCATTCGTCGAGGTGCTGGAGATGGCGAGCAGGTACTTACCCATGTCTTAGACAACCACGCGGGCGGCTCTGCTGTAGCGCGGCGGCCTTCCCCCACTGATGCGGCGGACACAGGCTCACAAGCGGAGGAGCTCTATGTACTTCAGCTGCACTCGCCGCGGGTGCTGAGTACACACGCACTGGTGGTGTGCATGACTGTCCCCACGTCATTCTTCGCAGGTGAGAGTCACCTGGGTCAGAGTGACTCGACGGAGGGTAGCACTGCCACGACACCCGTTAGCAAAGGTGATGCAGGGGtcttcgcagcagcagctcttaGTGCGATGTACCGCATTGCCTCCTACGTTCCCTCGCTCTGGCTGCCACGCGAGGTGGccctgcgcggcggcagcggcgtctgTTCGCGGTCAGGCCGGCTTCTGCTCCACGTACCCGCCTGCGACGCGCGCTACGGCAATATCCACCTGGCTCCGGTCGCATCCAACGTCTTCACCACCCTTGGCTCCATCATCGTATGGACTGCGCAGAGGTCATCGCAACCTCcaggagacgctgctgctcgcgaGGAGTCAGTGCTGAGCTGCGACACCTCGTCTCCTGTTTCTCCTACTTGTGTCTCACTCGCTAACATGTCTGCAGTGTGGACGCTGATTGGTGacggccgcagcgccgccgcgtacCTTGAAGACACGCTGTCCGAGTATATGTATGACACCGGCGCTAAGAGCCTTCTCAACGTGGGGCAGTCAAGTCAGCACGAGCGCCAACCAGGCCTGCTCGTGGTACGACGGAAGTCAAAGCAGCGGTACAGCATGAACGGTTCTGCAACCATATCTGGAGCGGCTATAGGGGCCACACCATCTCTGGTTGATGTACAAGAGGTGTGCTCCGCGTGGCTGGACGTAGGTGCGATGCACCGCTTATTTCTGTCCGTGCGCGATGTCGGCATGGGTGAGGTGTTGCTGATCAAGGCCTCACTTGTCGGGCCTCACATTGAACTCCCCTGCAGGGATGGTGAGAGCCGCGATGCTGTCACAGTCGCACTGGAGGCGGCCAGTcgcgcggaggaggcggcgctggaggtcTGGGTAGATGGaatcactgctgctgccgttgccccGCAGCGCCGATGA